The following proteins are encoded in a genomic region of Myxococcota bacterium:
- a CDS encoding GFA family protein, with product MTTAAPSGDERDGGCACGHVRYRLASAPMYVHACHCTWCQRETGAAFAVNALIETDRVALLAGEVEWVDTPTNSGKGQRVARCPRCRVAVFSHYAYGPIGDDVRFVRVGTLDDPSRTPPDLHIFTSTKVAWLALPEGAPAVAEFYKASERWPAASLERRTALFAAAEAAAAR from the coding sequence ATGACGACCGCCGCGCCGTCCGGCGACGAGCGGGACGGCGGCTGCGCGTGCGGCCACGTCCGCTACCGGCTCGCGAGCGCGCCGATGTACGTCCACGCCTGCCACTGCACGTGGTGCCAGCGCGAGACCGGCGCCGCCTTCGCCGTGAACGCGCTGATCGAAACCGATCGCGTGGCGCTGCTCGCGGGCGAGGTCGAGTGGGTCGACACGCCGACGAACAGCGGAAAGGGCCAGCGCGTCGCGCGCTGCCCGCGCTGCCGCGTCGCCGTCTTCAGCCACTACGCCTACGGCCCGATCGGCGACGACGTGCGCTTCGTGCGCGTGGGCACGCTCGACGACCCGTCGCGCACGCCGCCCGACCTGCACATCTTCACGTCGACGAAGGTCGCGTGGCTCGCGCTGCCGGAAGGCGCCCCGGCCGTTGCGGAGTTCTACAAGGCGTCCGAACGCTGGCCGGCGGCGAGCCTCGAGCGCCGGACGGCGCTGTTCGCCGCCGCGGAGGCCGCGGCCGCGCGGTAG
- a CDS encoding FAD-dependent oxidoreductase yields MSTRVVVLGAGPAGLGAALGLARRGIPVDVLERGEAVGGNAGSFEIAGVRADYGSHRLHPATDPEIFAEIRGLLGADLLERPRHGRIHLLGRFVHFPLRPLDLLLRMPPAFALGVGFDLATKPLPKPPARGPETFASVLERGLGRTICRDFYFPYARKMWGLEPEAISATQAYKRVSAGSIGKMIKRLLPGGAGTGAATAKGTFFYPRRGFGQICEAYAEAAVAAGARLHLGTTAAAVRRDGGSFVVRAEGGAAGAPPRELEAEHVWSTIPNGVLARLLDPAAPPHVLDAARSLELRSMILVYLVLDTDRFTEYDAHYFPGEAIPFTRLSEPKNYAAQGEPRGRTVLCAELPCAPTDAVWSMDDAGLGALVADGLARAGLPVGCDVLSVATRRLPAAYPIYREGYEAHFAALDGFLEGIDGLESFGRQGLFAHDNTHHALFMARAAVDCLRDDGSFDAARWREYRAVFETHVVED; encoded by the coding sequence GTGAGCACTCGGGTCGTCGTCCTCGGCGCGGGGCCGGCCGGGCTCGGCGCGGCGCTCGGCCTCGCGCGCCGCGGCATCCCCGTCGACGTGCTCGAGCGCGGCGAGGCCGTCGGCGGCAACGCCGGCAGCTTCGAGATCGCGGGCGTGCGCGCCGACTACGGCAGCCACCGCCTGCACCCCGCGACCGACCCCGAGATCTTCGCGGAGATCCGCGGCCTGCTCGGCGCCGACCTGCTCGAGCGTCCGCGCCACGGGCGCATCCACCTGCTCGGCCGCTTCGTGCACTTCCCGCTGCGGCCGCTCGACCTGTTGCTGCGCATGCCGCCCGCGTTCGCGCTCGGCGTGGGGTTCGACCTCGCGACGAAGCCGCTGCCGAAGCCGCCCGCGCGCGGGCCCGAGACGTTCGCGAGCGTGCTCGAGCGCGGCCTCGGCCGCACGATCTGCCGCGACTTCTACTTCCCGTACGCGCGCAAGATGTGGGGACTCGAGCCGGAGGCGATCTCGGCGACGCAGGCCTACAAGCGCGTCTCCGCCGGCTCGATCGGCAAGATGATCAAACGTCTGCTCCCGGGCGGCGCGGGCACGGGCGCCGCGACGGCGAAGGGCACGTTCTTCTATCCGCGGCGCGGCTTCGGCCAGATCTGCGAGGCGTACGCCGAGGCCGCGGTCGCGGCGGGCGCGCGACTGCACCTGGGAACGACCGCCGCGGCGGTGCGCCGCGACGGCGGGAGCTTCGTCGTCCGGGCCGAGGGCGGCGCGGCCGGCGCGCCGCCCCGCGAGCTCGAGGCCGAGCACGTCTGGTCGACCATCCCGAACGGCGTGCTCGCGCGCCTCCTCGACCCCGCCGCGCCGCCGCACGTGCTCGACGCCGCGCGGTCGCTCGAGCTGCGCTCGATGATCCTCGTCTACCTCGTGCTCGACACGGATCGGTTCACCGAGTACGACGCGCACTACTTCCCGGGCGAGGCGATCCCCTTCACGCGGCTCTCCGAGCCCAAGAACTACGCCGCACAGGGCGAGCCGCGCGGGCGCACCGTGCTGTGCGCCGAGCTCCCGTGCGCGCCGACGGACGCCGTCTGGTCGATGGACGACGCCGGGCTCGGCGCGCTCGTCGCCGACGGGCTCGCGCGCGCGGGGCTGCCCGTCGGCTGCGACGTCCTCTCCGTCGCGACGCGGCGCCTGCCCGCGGCCTACCCGATCTACCGCGAGGGCTACGAGGCGCACTTCGCCGCGCTCGACGGCTTCCTCGAGGGCATCGACGGGCTCGAGAGCTTCGGACGCCAGGGGCTCTTCGCGCACGACAACACGCACCACGCGCTCTTCATGGCGCGCGCCGCGGTCGACTGCCTGCGCGACGACGGGAGCTTCGACGCCGCGCGCTGGCGCGAGTACCGCGCCGTGTTCGAGACGCACGTCGTCGAGGACTGA
- a CDS encoding lysylphosphatidylglycerol synthase transmembrane domain-containing protein, translating to MTPPGALREALSAPRSWPLLLVRATVTTGALAGLVAFIGPGVLLDALHRAPPATWAGALAGLFAGHLLAAMKWRLFVRASGADAGAVESLRAHGAGLFANLCLPSLVGGDVIRAGMLARRHSIAALAVGSIADRLVDTTALLVLAAVGAALVPGLLPASTQTALASIGAVVVAGALGAPLALRAIPAERLPPKLRGPVAKLRDATQAFVARPSVALAGTAIALGVQGAFVALNAMLGRAVGIDVPFAVWLLCWPLAKIVALAPISLGGLGVREAALAALLGAFGVASAAAVGQSLLWQGALIALGLASGALAFGTGTGAGGLGSRGDGVAARAEGTR from the coding sequence TTGACGCCTCCCGGCGCGCTGCGCGAGGCGCTCTCCGCGCCGCGCAGCTGGCCCCTGCTGCTCGTGCGCGCGACGGTGACGACCGGCGCGCTCGCGGGGCTCGTCGCGTTCATCGGGCCGGGCGTGCTGCTCGACGCGCTGCACCGCGCGCCGCCCGCGACGTGGGCCGGCGCACTCGCCGGGCTCTTCGCCGGCCATCTCCTCGCCGCGATGAAGTGGCGCCTGTTCGTGCGCGCGAGCGGCGCGGACGCCGGCGCCGTCGAGTCGCTGCGCGCGCACGGCGCCGGCCTGTTCGCCAACCTGTGCCTGCCCTCGCTCGTCGGCGGCGACGTGATCCGCGCGGGCATGCTCGCCCGCCGCCACTCGATCGCCGCGCTCGCGGTCGGCAGCATCGCCGACCGGCTGGTCGACACGACGGCCCTGCTCGTACTCGCCGCCGTCGGCGCCGCGCTCGTGCCGGGCCTGCTGCCCGCCTCGACGCAGACCGCGCTCGCGAGCATCGGCGCCGTCGTCGTCGCGGGTGCACTCGGCGCCCCGCTCGCGCTGCGCGCCATCCCCGCCGAGCGCCTCCCTCCGAAGCTGCGCGGCCCCGTCGCGAAGCTGCGCGATGCGACGCAGGCCTTCGTCGCGCGGCCGTCCGTCGCGCTCGCCGGGACGGCGATCGCGCTGGGCGTCCAGGGCGCGTTCGTCGCGCTCAACGCGATGCTCGGCCGCGCGGTCGGCATCGACGTCCCGTTCGCCGTGTGGCTCCTGTGCTGGCCGCTCGCGAAGATCGTGGCGCTCGCGCCGATCAGCCTCGGCGGCCTCGGCGTGCGCGAGGCCGCCCTCGCCGCGCTGCTCGGCGCGTTCGGCGTCGCGTCGGCGGCGGCCGTCGGGCAGTCGCTCCTGTGGCAGGGCGCGCTGATCGCGCTCGGCCTCGCCTCGGGCGCGCTCGCGTTCGGAACGGGAACGGGAGCCGGCGGGCTCGGGAGCCGCGGCGACGGCGTCGCCGCGCGGGCGGAGGGAACGCGGTGA
- a CDS encoding glycosyltransferase family 2 protein → MSATRTTLPAAIDGVSVVIPAYNEEGAIVDGLRETQAVLDALEVESELIVVNDGSTDRTGELARAAGFRVLDQPENRGYGAALKAGIDAARFETIVITDADGTYPAKEIPAMLEQAAKYDMVVGARVGENAAIPLVRRPAKWFLRVLAAYLAGRPIPDLNSGLRVLKRRHVKRFEHLLPSGFSFTTSITLASLCSDLLVHYHPIDYYARIGSSKIRPTHAVEFLILILRTIVYFNPLKVFLPLGAFFFFGGLAKFVYDVVIGNLSETALLGFLGGTMLWAVGLLSDQIARTGLGGGRKA, encoded by the coding sequence ATGTCAGCGACGAGGACGACCCTGCCCGCCGCGATCGACGGCGTGTCCGTCGTCATTCCCGCGTACAACGAAGAGGGCGCGATCGTCGACGGGCTGCGCGAGACGCAGGCCGTGCTCGACGCGCTCGAGGTCGAGAGCGAGCTCATCGTCGTGAACGACGGCTCGACCGATCGCACCGGCGAGCTCGCGCGCGCGGCCGGCTTCCGCGTGCTCGACCAGCCCGAGAACCGCGGCTACGGCGCGGCGCTCAAGGCCGGCATCGACGCCGCGCGCTTCGAGACCATCGTGATCACCGACGCCGACGGGACGTATCCGGCGAAGGAGATCCCGGCGATGCTCGAGCAGGCCGCGAAGTACGACATGGTGGTCGGCGCGCGCGTCGGCGAGAACGCCGCCATCCCGCTCGTGCGGCGCCCCGCGAAGTGGTTCCTGCGCGTGCTCGCGGCCTACCTCGCCGGCCGACCGATCCCCGACCTGAACTCCGGGCTGCGCGTCCTCAAGCGCCGTCACGTGAAGCGCTTCGAGCACCTGCTGCCGTCGGGCTTCTCGTTCACGACGTCGATCACGCTCGCCTCGCTGTGCTCGGACCTGCTCGTGCACTACCACCCGATCGACTACTACGCGCGCATCGGCTCGAGCAAGATCCGCCCGACGCACGCCGTCGAGTTCCTGATCCTCATCCTGCGCACGATCGTGTACTTCAATCCGCTCAAGGTGTTCCTGCCGCTCGGCGCGTTCTTCTTCTTCGGCGGCCTCGCGAAGTTCGTCTACGACGTCGTGATCGGGAACCTGTCGGAGACGGCGCTGCTCGGCTTCCTCGGCGGCACGATGCTGTGGGCCGTGGGCCTGCTCTCGGACCAGATCGCGCGCACGGGGCTCGGCGGAGGGCGGAAGGCTTGA
- a CDS encoding oligosaccharide flippase family protein, producing MTAPSTAADAVGDRGGLARRFLADYAWIASGEVVSKIAGFLAFAYLARVLAPVGYGAVELAVAVGMVGYLVVDFGIGPIAARMVGQDRARAGALLGSVPALRLALSLAGFAVAATLAPLLAATPEGRTLVVLYAGALLGAPWILDWLFQGLDRMRWVAPAQMLRMCLFLTAVACFVRGPEDVLRVGAIEVCAFGSMAAYYVLAARRIGERPRVAPDAATVRELAREATPVGAGQLLWALNQYLPTFAMAWWWPQSELAYYAAGHRIVFSLGSFIFLYFFTLYPQLVRTTHEAPEEFATLATHSLRATAWLGGLVGLGGTLLAAPICALAFGEAFGETATVFALLVWALPINLLSGHARFALIAAGEQRLQMGAQALGVVATLALAAVLVPTLRATGAALALLGSALLVWVVAHLATRARVGAMPGMAPLWRPVLAGAAVYAFAHALPTASPWLRTLVACATYALVFAVAERATLRALPAELGLAAARRGPEDAP from the coding sequence ATGACGGCACCGTCGACAGCGGCCGACGCGGTGGGCGACCGCGGAGGGCTCGCGCGCCGCTTCCTCGCGGACTACGCCTGGATCGCGTCGGGCGAGGTCGTCTCGAAGATCGCGGGCTTCCTCGCCTTCGCGTACCTCGCGCGCGTGCTGGCGCCGGTGGGCTACGGCGCGGTCGAGCTCGCCGTCGCCGTCGGCATGGTCGGCTACCTCGTCGTCGACTTCGGCATCGGGCCGATCGCCGCGCGCATGGTCGGGCAGGACCGCGCGCGCGCCGGCGCGCTCCTCGGCTCCGTGCCGGCGCTCCGCCTCGCGCTCTCGCTCGCGGGCTTCGCCGTCGCCGCGACGCTCGCGCCGCTGCTCGCCGCGACGCCCGAGGGCCGCACGCTCGTCGTCCTCTACGCCGGCGCGCTGCTCGGCGCGCCGTGGATCCTCGACTGGCTCTTCCAGGGTCTCGACCGCATGCGCTGGGTCGCTCCCGCGCAGATGCTGCGGATGTGCCTCTTCCTGACCGCCGTCGCGTGCTTCGTGCGCGGGCCCGAGGACGTGCTGCGCGTCGGCGCGATCGAGGTGTGCGCGTTCGGCTCGATGGCCGCGTACTACGTGCTCGCCGCGCGCCGCATCGGCGAGCGCCCGCGCGTCGCCCCCGACGCGGCGACGGTGCGCGAGCTCGCGCGGGAGGCGACGCCCGTCGGCGCGGGCCAGCTCCTGTGGGCCCTCAACCAGTACCTGCCGACGTTCGCGATGGCGTGGTGGTGGCCGCAGAGCGAGCTCGCCTACTACGCCGCCGGCCATCGCATCGTCTTCAGCCTCGGCAGCTTCATCTTCCTCTACTTCTTCACGCTCTACCCCCAGCTCGTGCGCACGACCCACGAGGCGCCGGAGGAGTTCGCGACGCTCGCCACCCACTCGCTGCGCGCGACGGCGTGGCTCGGCGGGCTCGTCGGGCTCGGCGGCACGCTGCTCGCGGCGCCGATCTGCGCGCTCGCCTTCGGCGAGGCGTTCGGGGAGACGGCGACCGTCTTCGCGCTGCTCGTCTGGGCGCTCCCGATCAACCTGCTGTCGGGCCACGCGCGCTTCGCGCTGATCGCGGCGGGAGAGCAGCGGCTCCAGATGGGCGCACAGGCGCTCGGCGTCGTCGCGACGCTCGCGCTCGCCGCGGTGCTCGTGCCGACGCTGCGCGCGACCGGCGCCGCGCTCGCGCTGCTCGGGTCGGCCCTGCTCGTCTGGGTCGTCGCGCACCTCGCGACGCGCGCGCGGGTCGGCGCGATGCCGGGCATGGCGCCGCTGTGGCGACCGGTGCTCGCGGGCGCGGCCGTCTACGCGTTCGCACACGCGCTGCCGACCGCCTCGCCGTGGCTGCGCACGCTCGTCGCCTGCGCGACCTACGCGCTCGTCTTCGCGGTCGCCGAGCGCGCGACGCTGCGCGCGCTCCCGGCCGAGCTCGGGCTCGCCGCCGCGAGGCGCGGCCCGGAGGACGCCCCGTGA
- a CDS encoding radical SAM protein, which produces MAVESFGRRIARHARLSAQASGLTDLGTPPFLILFINSICNLKCEHCFVWDRLNKHDDLTYDEIVALSRDMGPIENLNLSGGEPFMRPDFAEVCHQFVGQNGVKQIYVPTNGYYTEKTLAAVEKVLQRQDLDLLVLEFSLDGMPHFHNQFRGNPRSFQKAMETIDAVAELQKKDARLRIHSIATATADNIEEIKKLTTYLFERHPAMDHHNLAIIRGDRKNPSLQGPALDAYVELDRYAKRLWSAREEGRFGAIVDPMLAWAKVKTARERTQVVPCQAGRLSAVVYANGDVGVCETLASHPVLGNLRDKSFRELWNSPEAALARRKIACKECHCTNEVFLWPSLTFQPVHLARGMLGAKVWEQPEPLPVSERVRVEVDERGLPAPEPGQPPLKA; this is translated from the coding sequence ATGGCAGTAGAGTCGTTCGGTAGGCGCATCGCGCGGCACGCGCGGCTTTCCGCCCAGGCCTCGGGCCTCACGGATCTCGGCACGCCGCCGTTCCTGATCCTGTTCATCAACTCGATCTGCAATCTCAAGTGCGAGCACTGCTTCGTCTGGGATCGCCTGAACAAGCACGACGACCTCACCTACGACGAGATCGTCGCGCTCTCGCGCGACATGGGGCCGATCGAGAACCTGAACCTCTCGGGCGGCGAGCCGTTCATGCGCCCCGACTTCGCGGAGGTGTGCCACCAGTTCGTCGGGCAGAACGGCGTCAAGCAGATCTACGTGCCCACGAACGGCTACTACACGGAGAAGACGCTCGCCGCGGTCGAGAAGGTGCTGCAGCGCCAGGACCTCGACCTGCTCGTGCTCGAGTTCTCGCTCGACGGCATGCCGCACTTCCACAACCAGTTCCGCGGCAACCCGCGCTCGTTCCAGAAGGCGATGGAGACGATCGACGCCGTCGCCGAGCTCCAGAAGAAGGACGCGCGCCTGCGCATCCACTCGATCGCGACGGCGACGGCCGACAACATCGAGGAGATCAAGAAGCTCACGACCTACCTGTTCGAGCGGCACCCGGCGATGGACCACCACAACCTCGCCATCATCCGCGGCGACCGGAAGAACCCCTCGCTCCAGGGCCCGGCGCTCGACGCCTACGTCGAGCTCGATCGCTATGCGAAGCGGCTGTGGAGCGCGCGCGAGGAGGGCCGCTTCGGCGCGATCGTCGACCCGATGCTCGCGTGGGCGAAGGTGAAGACGGCGCGCGAGCGCACGCAGGTCGTGCCGTGCCAGGCCGGGAGGCTCTCGGCCGTGGTCTACGCGAACGGCGACGTCGGCGTGTGCGAGACGCTCGCGAGCCATCCCGTGCTCGGGAACCTGCGCGACAAGAGCTTCCGCGAGCTGTGGAACTCGCCCGAGGCGGCCTTGGCGCGGCGCAAGATCGCGTGCAAGGAGTGCCACTGCACGAACGAGGTCTTCCTGTGGCCGAGCCTCACGTTCCAGCCCGTCCACCTCGCGCGCGGCATGCTCGGCGCGAAGGTCTGGGAGCAGCCGGAGCCGCTGCCGGTCTCGGAGCGCGTGCGCGTCGAGGTCGACGAGCGCGGCCTTCCCGCGCCCGAGCCCGGCCAGCCGCCCCTCAAGGCCTGA
- a CDS encoding polysaccharide deacetylase family protein: MSAVWVLTYHSISSGPPPLCVDAARLGAQLDFLRAAGFEPVPLRAWATRGGRHFAVTFDDGYADFAECALPVLRARGVPATLFAVASEERGRIAGGIAGARLLEADELRRVAAEPGIEVAGHGVDHVDLTTLADDALARELAQGAERLADWTGRRVEHFAYPFGAFDARVRAAAERAYRASFTTQLAAVPAAADPHAVPRIDAYYLDDPGLRRAVRAGRSDGWLARRRFLRRLRGSEPRRPVPTSAERSPAGALARDQRYASWQ, encoded by the coding sequence ATGTCGGCCGTGTGGGTGCTCACCTATCACTCGATCTCGAGCGGACCGCCGCCGCTGTGCGTCGACGCGGCGCGCCTCGGCGCGCAGCTCGACTTCCTGCGCGCGGCCGGCTTCGAGCCCGTGCCGCTGCGCGCGTGGGCGACGCGCGGCGGGCGACACTTCGCGGTGACCTTCGACGACGGCTATGCGGACTTCGCCGAGTGCGCGCTCCCCGTGCTGCGCGCGCGGGGCGTGCCGGCGACGCTCTTCGCCGTCGCGAGCGAGGAGCGCGGACGCATCGCGGGCGGCATCGCGGGCGCGCGCCTGCTCGAGGCGGACGAGCTCCGGCGCGTCGCCGCGGAGCCCGGCATCGAGGTCGCGGGCCACGGCGTCGACCACGTGGACCTGACGACGCTCGCGGACGACGCGCTCGCGCGCGAGCTCGCCCAGGGGGCGGAGCGGCTCGCCGACTGGACCGGGCGGCGCGTCGAGCACTTCGCCTACCCGTTCGGCGCCTTCGACGCGCGCGTGCGCGCGGCGGCGGAGCGTGCGTACCGCGCCTCGTTCACGACGCAGCTCGCGGCCGTGCCGGCCGCGGCCGACCCGCACGCCGTTCCGCGCATCGACGCCTACTATCTCGACGACCCCGGCCTGCGCCGCGCGGTGCGCGCGGGCCGCTCCGACGGCTGGCTCGCGCGCCGGCGCTTCCTGCGGCGCCTGCGCGGCAGCGAGCCGCGACGCCCCGTTCCCACGAGCGCCGAGCGCAGCCCGGCCGGCGCTCTCGCACGCGACCAGAGGTACGCATCATGGCAGTAG
- a CDS encoding SDR family NAD(P)-dependent oxidoreductase — MKALITGGAGFIGSHLADRLIDDGHEVWVLDDLSTGSIQNVDHLKANPRFHFTLGNVTDESAVGELVDRADVTFHLAAAVGVKLIVSNPVRTIETNVRGTEVVLQAAAKKNKLVVVASTSEVYGKGTKIPFSEEDDLLLGPTTRSRWGYACSKAIDEYLSLAYAREKALPVIIARFFNTVGPRQTGRYGMVLPTFVRQGLRGEDITVYGTGDQRRCFGDVYAVVECLVRLVACEEARGQVFNLGCNREISIAELAERVRAMTGGASEIVRVPYDQAYEEGFEDLGRRVPDVAKLERTIGFHPDTPVETIIQNVIDHMQRTGEV; from the coding sequence ATGAAAGCCCTCATCACCGGCGGAGCCGGCTTCATCGGCTCGCACCTCGCCGACCGCCTGATCGACGACGGCCACGAGGTGTGGGTGCTCGACGACCTCTCCACCGGGTCGATCCAGAACGTCGACCACCTGAAGGCGAACCCGCGCTTCCACTTCACGCTCGGCAACGTGACGGACGAGTCCGCGGTCGGCGAGCTCGTCGACCGCGCCGACGTGACGTTCCACCTGGCGGCGGCCGTCGGCGTGAAGCTCATCGTCTCGAACCCGGTGCGCACGATCGAGACCAACGTGCGCGGCACCGAGGTCGTGCTGCAGGCGGCGGCGAAGAAGAACAAGCTCGTCGTCGTGGCGTCGACCTCGGAGGTCTACGGCAAGGGCACGAAGATCCCGTTCTCGGAGGAGGACGACCTGCTGCTCGGGCCGACGACGCGCAGCCGCTGGGGCTACGCGTGCTCGAAGGCGATCGACGAGTACCTCTCGCTCGCGTACGCGCGCGAGAAGGCGCTGCCCGTGATCATCGCGCGCTTCTTCAACACCGTCGGTCCGCGCCAGACGGGGCGCTACGGCATGGTGCTCCCGACCTTCGTGCGCCAGGGGCTGCGCGGCGAGGACATCACCGTCTACGGCACCGGCGACCAGCGGCGCTGCTTCGGCGACGTGTACGCGGTGGTCGAGTGCCTCGTGCGGCTCGTCGCGTGCGAGGAGGCGCGCGGCCAGGTCTTCAACCTCGGATGCAACCGCGAGATCTCGATCGCCGAGCTGGCCGAGCGGGTGCGCGCGATGACGGGAGGCGCCTCGGAGATCGTGCGCGTGCCCTACGACCAGGCGTACGAGGAGGGCTTCGAGGACCTCGGCCGCCGCGTGCCGGACGTCGCGAAGCTCGAGCGCACGATCGGCTTCCACCCGGACACGCCGGTCGAGACGATCATCCAGAACGTGATCGACCACATGCAGCGGACGGGCGAGGTCTAG
- a CDS encoding glycosyltransferase family 4 protein: MSGLRFAMLTTFYPPNHFGGDAVFIRRLAHALARRGHTVDVIHDVDAFDLLHPGPEPAPLEEPPGVTTHPLRSASPRAGALSCLLTQQLGRPVVHGREIERILREGDFDVVHFHNVSLVGGPKLLSYGGDAVKLYMAHEHWLVCPMHVLWRHDRELCDARQCFRCSLHYKRPPQLWRHTGLLERETAQLDAILSPSAFSAAKHREMGFPHALEVMPYFLPDLDADDVESRDAGAGAPLWERPYFLFVGRLEKIKGLQDVIPHFGADAKADLVVVGTGDYEAELRAQAKDFPRVHFLGRRPPEQIRPFYAGAIATLVPSRCYETFGIVVLESFREATPVIARRLGPLPEIVEPTGGGIVFDGDAELGRALDRLASDAALRDAMGAAGHRALRERWLESVVLEQYFDVIARAARERGRTRVLERLGRAPARAAGASSTDSPLAAPRAAASAEAS; this comes from the coding sequence ATGAGCGGCCTGCGCTTCGCGATGCTCACGACCTTCTACCCGCCGAACCACTTCGGCGGCGACGCCGTGTTCATCCGCCGGCTCGCGCACGCGCTCGCGCGCCGCGGGCACACCGTCGACGTGATCCACGACGTCGACGCGTTCGACCTGCTGCACCCCGGCCCCGAGCCGGCGCCGCTCGAGGAGCCGCCGGGCGTCACGACGCACCCGCTCCGCAGCGCGAGCCCGCGCGCGGGCGCGCTCTCGTGCCTGCTGACGCAGCAGCTCGGCCGGCCGGTCGTCCACGGACGCGAGATCGAGCGCATCCTGCGCGAGGGCGACTTCGACGTCGTCCACTTCCACAACGTGTCGCTCGTCGGCGGCCCGAAGCTGCTGTCCTACGGCGGCGACGCGGTGAAGCTCTACATGGCGCACGAGCACTGGCTCGTGTGCCCGATGCACGTGCTCTGGCGGCACGACCGCGAGCTGTGCGACGCGCGGCAGTGCTTCCGCTGCAGCCTGCACTACAAGCGCCCGCCGCAGCTGTGGCGCCACACGGGGCTGCTCGAGCGCGAGACCGCGCAGCTCGACGCCATCCTGTCGCCGAGCGCGTTCAGCGCGGCGAAGCACCGCGAGATGGGCTTCCCGCACGCGCTCGAGGTGATGCCGTACTTCCTGCCCGACCTCGACGCGGACGACGTCGAGTCGCGCGACGCCGGCGCGGGCGCGCCGCTCTGGGAGCGGCCCTACTTCCTGTTCGTGGGTCGGCTCGAGAAGATCAAGGGCCTGCAGGACGTGATCCCGCACTTCGGCGCCGACGCCAAGGCCGACCTCGTCGTCGTCGGCACGGGCGACTACGAGGCCGAGCTCCGCGCGCAGGCGAAGGACTTCCCGCGCGTGCACTTCCTCGGCCGCCGCCCGCCCGAGCAGATCCGCCCGTTCTACGCCGGCGCGATCGCGACGCTCGTTCCCTCGCGCTGCTACGAGACGTTCGGGATCGTCGTGCTCGAGAGCTTCCGCGAGGCGACGCCGGTGATCGCGCGACGCCTCGGCCCGCTGCCCGAGATCGTCGAGCCCACGGGCGGCGGCATCGTCTTCGACGGCGACGCCGAGCTCGGCCGCGCGCTCGACCGGCTCGCGAGCGACGCGGCGCTGCGCGACGCGATGGGCGCGGCCGGCCACCGCGCGCTGCGCGAGCGCTGGCTCGAGTCCGTCGTGCTCGAGCAGTACTTCGACGTGATCGCGCGCGCGGCCCGCGAGCGCGGTCGCACGCGCGTGCTCGAACGGCTCGGCCGGGCGCCCGCGCGCGCGGCGGGCGCGTCGTCCACCGATTCCCCCCTGGCCGCGCCGCGCGCGGCCGCATCCGCGGAGGCCTCATGA